The proteins below come from a single Leptotrichia sp. oral taxon 223 genomic window:
- the hisB gene encoding imidazoleglycerol-phosphate dehydratase HisB, translating to MRKSKIERNTFETKIKVELNIDGTGKYENNTGVGFLDHMLDLFAKHGRFDLKVYCDGDTQVDDHHSTEDIGIALGKCFYEALGDLKGVRRYGNFLLPMDEALTLVAVDLSGRYFLNFDVNIPTEKVGTFDTELVEEFFIGFTRHLNATLHIKNIAGTNSHHIIESIFKGVARALAEAVSIDEKYRDEIPSTKGVLV from the coding sequence ATGAGAAAATCTAAAATTGAAAGAAATACATTTGAAACAAAAATAAAAGTTGAATTAAATATTGATGGAACCGGGAAATATGAGAATAATACAGGGGTTGGATTTTTGGATCATATGCTTGACTTGTTTGCGAAGCATGGGAGATTTGATTTGAAAGTTTATTGTGATGGGGATACACAGGTGGATGATCATCATAGTACGGAGGATATTGGGATTGCATTGGGGAAATGTTTTTATGAAGCTTTGGGAGATTTGAAGGGGGTAAGAAGGTATGGGAACTTTCTTTTGCCGATGGATGAGGCCCTGACGTTAGTTGCTGTTGATTTAAGCGGGAGATATTTTTTGAATTTTGATGTGAATATTCCGACTGAGAAAGTTGGGACTTTTGATACAGAATTAGTGGAAGAGTTTTTCATTGGCTTTACACGGCATTTGAATGCGACGTTGCATATAAAAAATATAGCAGGGACAAATTCGCATCATATAATTGAGTCGATTTTTAAGGGAGTTGCTAGAGCTTTGGCAGAGGCTGTGAGCATTGATGAGAAATATAGGGATGAGATTCCTTCGACTAAAGGGGTTTTGGTTTAG
- the hisC gene encoding histidinol-phosphate transaminase, which produces MSKFWNDKIKEIEPYTPGEQPKDKKYIKLNTNENPYPPSAKVIEKIKSMNLEDLKLYPDPDVMELGKVIAEYFSNKINDKVTHKQVFIGNGSDEVLAFIFMTFFNAGDKVYYPDITYSFYPVYADLFNVKEVKIPLNDSFEIEIQKYFGLDGHIIIANPNAPTSIALKLDEIEEIVKNNPNQLVIVDEAYVDFGAESAVKLINKYDNVLVVQTFSKSRSMAGIRLGYALGSENIIEGLNRLKFSFNSYTIDRISIEAGIESFKDDEYFEKTNAKIIQTREKTVKKLKKLGFKVLNSSANFIFISHNKVFAGNLYKQLKENGVLVRYFAKDRIDNYLRVTIGTDEEMGIFIEKLEDLLEK; this is translated from the coding sequence ATGAGTAAATTTTGGAATGATAAAATAAAAGAAATAGAGCCTTACACACCGGGAGAACAGCCTAAAGACAAAAAATATATTAAACTTAATACAAATGAAAATCCTTATCCGCCATCAGCGAAAGTTATAGAAAAAATAAAATCTATGAATTTGGAAGATCTGAAATTGTATCCAGATCCAGATGTAATGGAGCTTGGAAAAGTTATTGCTGAATATTTTTCTAATAAAATAAACGATAAAGTTACACATAAGCAGGTGTTTATTGGAAATGGATCGGATGAAGTTCTGGCATTTATTTTTATGACATTTTTTAATGCGGGAGATAAAGTGTATTATCCAGATATTACATACAGTTTTTATCCAGTTTATGCCGATTTATTTAATGTAAAGGAAGTAAAAATTCCTTTAAATGACAGTTTTGAAATTGAAATTCAAAAATATTTTGGCTTGGATGGACATATAATTATTGCAAATCCGAATGCACCAACTTCGATTGCTTTAAAATTGGATGAAATTGAAGAAATAGTAAAAAATAATCCAAATCAGCTAGTTATCGTTGATGAGGCGTATGTTGACTTTGGGGCGGAAAGTGCTGTAAAATTAATAAATAAATACGATAATGTTCTTGTAGTTCAGACGTTTTCAAAATCACGTTCTATGGCGGGAATACGGCTTGGATATGCACTTGGCTCTGAAAATATAATTGAAGGGCTGAATAGACTGAAATTTTCATTTAACTCATACACGATTGACAGAATTTCAATTGAAGCTGGAATTGAGTCGTTTAAGGATGATGAATATTTTGAAAAAACTAATGCTAAAATTATTCAGACTAGAGAAAAAACAGTTAAAAAATTGAAAAAATTAGGATTTAAAGTATTAAATTCAAGTGCTAATTTTATTTTTATTTCTCACAATAAAGTTTTCGCAGGCAATTTGTATAAACAGCTAAAAGAAAATGGAGTTTTAGTAAGATATTTTGCGAAAGATAGGATTGATAATTATTTGAGGGTTACGATTGGGACGGATGAGGAAATGGGGATTTTTATTGAGAAATTGGAAGATTTGTTGGAAAAATAA
- the hisD gene encoding histidinol dehydrogenase yields the protein MIKTIKYSKDVDLEKELARSQFSYDDVNETVESILKDVKARGDKALIEYTEKFDGVKLENLEVTQEEIQKAFDTIDKELMEVIQYSHDNIKKFHEKQVRNDFLIRQENGVILGQVVNPIEKVGLYVPGGTAAYPSTVLMNAVPAKIAGCDEIIMVTPPTADGTILSSILVAAKISGVDRIFKVGGAQSIAALSYGTETIPKVYKIGGPGNIYVAMAKKMVYGEVSIDMIAGPSEVLIIADESADPVHTAADLLSQAEHDKLAACILVTTSEKLANEVSKELEKQLKELPREEIARASIETQGRIVIVDNMDDAVFVSNYVAPEHLELAVENPFELLPRIKNAGSIFMGHNTPEPIGDYLAGPNHTLPTSGTAKFSSPLSVDDFVKKSSFIYYSKQGLEEVKDKVIKFAENEGLTAHARSVSKRFNK from the coding sequence ATGATTAAGACAATAAAGTATTCAAAAGATGTTGATTTGGAAAAGGAGCTTGCTAGAAGCCAGTTTTCGTACGATGATGTAAATGAAACTGTGGAAAGTATTTTGAAAGATGTTAAAGCTAGAGGAGATAAGGCTTTGATAGAATATACTGAAAAATTTGATGGTGTAAAACTGGAAAATTTGGAAGTTACACAGGAGGAAATTCAAAAAGCTTTTGACACAATTGACAAGGAATTAATGGAAGTTATTCAGTATTCACACGACAACATCAAGAAATTTCACGAAAAACAAGTTAGGAATGATTTTTTAATAAGACAGGAAAATGGCGTAATTTTGGGGCAAGTAGTTAATCCGATTGAAAAAGTTGGACTTTATGTACCAGGAGGAACAGCGGCTTATCCTTCGACTGTGCTTATGAATGCAGTTCCAGCTAAAATTGCTGGATGTGATGAAATTATAATGGTAACACCTCCAACTGCAGATGGAACAATTTTATCCTCTATTCTTGTTGCGGCAAAAATTTCTGGAGTTGACAGAATCTTTAAAGTGGGTGGAGCTCAGTCAATAGCTGCCCTTAGTTATGGTACGGAAACTATTCCAAAAGTATATAAAATTGGCGGGCCAGGAAATATTTACGTTGCAATGGCTAAAAAAATGGTTTATGGGGAAGTTTCGATTGACATGATAGCAGGACCAAGTGAAGTGCTTATAATTGCTGATGAAAGTGCAGACCCAGTTCATACAGCGGCAGATTTATTGTCACAGGCGGAACACGACAAACTGGCAGCCTGCATATTAGTTACGACTTCTGAAAAGTTGGCAAATGAAGTTAGTAAGGAATTGGAAAAGCAGTTAAAGGAATTGCCGAGAGAAGAAATTGCAAGGGCGTCGATTGAAACTCAAGGAAGAATAGTTATTGTAGACAATATGGATGATGCTGTCTTTGTAAGCAATTATGTTGCACCAGAACATTTGGAACTGGCAGTAGAAAATCCATTTGAATTATTGCCAAGAATAAAAAACGCAGGATCAATATTTATGGGACACAACACACCTGAACCAATCGGAGATTACCTAGCAGGCCCAAATCACACATTGCCGACAAGCGGTACTGCCAAATTCTCTTCTCCACTCTCAGTAGACGACTTCGTTAAAAAATCTTCGTTTATTTACTATTCAAAACAAGGACTTGAAGAAGTTAAGGATAAAGTAATTAAGTTTGCTGAAAATGAAGGGCTTACGGCTCATGCTCGTTCGGTTTCTAAAAGATTTAATAAATAA
- the hisG gene encoding ATP phosphoribosyltransferase, producing the protein MINIALPKGRLGNKVYNLFEKIGYESSEMKEDNRKLIFVNEERNIRFLLVKPSDVGVYVEKGSADIGVVGRDILLEENPDVYELMDLGFGKCRFSIAGPMDFKENFDRPLVVATKYLNVAKKYFDSINRDVELIKLNGSIEIAPILGLSDVIMDIVETGTTLKENNLKILTNIEDISARFVANKSSYRFKNKKIEEIVNKIKEIL; encoded by the coding sequence ATGATAAATATAGCTCTTCCTAAAGGGAGATTAGGAAATAAAGTGTATAATTTATTTGAGAAAATAGGATATGAAAGTTCGGAAATGAAGGAAGATAATAGGAAACTGATTTTTGTGAATGAGGAAAGAAATATTAGGTTTCTTTTGGTGAAGCCGTCGGATGTAGGGGTTTATGTCGAAAAGGGAAGTGCGGATATTGGAGTTGTAGGAAGGGATATACTGCTTGAAGAAAATCCTGATGTGTACGAACTAATGGACTTGGGATTTGGGAAATGCAGGTTTTCGATTGCAGGACCGATGGATTTTAAAGAAAATTTCGATAGACCTCTTGTGGTTGCAACAAAGTATCTTAATGTGGCTAAAAAATATTTTGACTCAATTAATAGGGATGTAGAGCTTATAAAATTAAATGGTTCTATTGAAATAGCACCGATTTTGGGACTTTCGGATGTGATAATGGATATAGTTGAAACTGGGACAACTTTGAAGGAAAATAATTTGAAGATTCTTACAAATATTGAAGATATAAGTGCCAGATTTGTTGCCAATAAATCAAGTTACAGATTTAAAAATAAAAAAATTGAGGAAATTGTTAACAAGATAAAAGAAATTTTGTAA
- a CDS encoding ATP phosphoribosyltransferase regulatory subunit, whose protein sequence is MKNYIKNMSKKDLVLLNIRKMYDSYGYKKISLPSFEEYDLYNENKDFIDRNVLTVMSPNGKLLALRPDITLSVAKKVSKDQSLKYSKIYYQENTYNLTKYVGYEEDEQLGIELIGKESTFLDFEIINLAVKSLDIINKKSMIVLSHAGFISSIFENFDLEYETKEQILDCINRKNSHDIQKILKSNEHISENVKKLIYKIPELSGNLENIEKELLKYEINGNTKKILSELKQLNSLLMKFYKKSKIIFDFSVVKNLNYYNGIILQGYIEDFPNVILTGGRYDKLFEKFGVDTGAVGFAILTDGLKGYYKDTNKKDFEVLIAYDNSDFEKLVEIVNDFQKKGLRVRTENIENLGESDFEIFNFDEKYIFQNGELKKGGIV, encoded by the coding sequence ATGAAAAATTATATAAAAAATATGAGTAAAAAAGATTTAGTATTACTAAATATACGGAAAATGTATGATTCTTATGGATATAAAAAGATTTCTCTTCCGAGTTTTGAGGAATATGATTTGTATAATGAAAATAAGGATTTTATTGATAGGAATGTATTGACTGTTATGAGTCCGAATGGAAAATTGTTAGCGTTGAGACCTGATATTACGTTGTCGGTTGCTAAAAAGGTGTCTAAAGATCAGTCTTTGAAATACAGTAAAATTTATTATCAGGAAAATACCTACAATTTAACAAAATATGTTGGTTACGAAGAGGATGAACAGCTAGGGATTGAATTAATTGGGAAAGAATCGACGTTTTTGGATTTTGAGATTATTAATCTTGCAGTAAAAAGTTTGGATATTATAAATAAAAAAAGTATGATTGTTTTGTCACATGCGGGATTTATTTCTTCGATTTTTGAAAATTTCGATTTGGAATATGAAACAAAAGAGCAAATATTGGATTGCATTAATAGAAAAAACAGCCACGATATACAAAAAATACTAAAAAGCAATGAACATATTTCAGAAAATGTGAAAAAATTGATTTATAAAATTCCTGAATTGTCGGGCAATTTGGAAAATATTGAAAAGGAACTTTTAAAATATGAAATAAATGGCAATACGAAAAAAATATTATCTGAACTTAAACAGTTAAACAGTTTATTGATGAAATTTTACAAGAAATCAAAAATTATATTTGATTTTTCTGTTGTAAAAAATTTAAATTATTACAACGGAATTATTTTGCAAGGATATATTGAAGACTTTCCAAATGTAATTTTAACTGGCGGCAGATATGACAAATTGTTTGAAAAATTTGGGGTTGATACCGGAGCTGTTGGATTTGCGATTTTGACTGATGGATTGAAGGGGTATTATAAGGATACGAATAAAAAGGATTTTGAGGTTTTGATTGCTTATGATAACAGTGATTTTGAAAAATTGGTGGAAATTGTGAATGATTTTCAGAAAAAGGGGCTTAGAGTAAGGACAGAAAATATTGAGAATTTAGGTGAAAGTGATTTTGAAATTTTTAATTTTGATGAGAAATATATTTTTCAAAATGGGGAATTGAAAAAGGGAGGAATAGTATGA
- a CDS encoding CPBP family intramembrane glutamic endopeptidase produces MTDEFQNYVDDIRENNKLKLILVPIVIVFFALVLNFYSIILLMPFFIDNLGELFTLEGNVSILNEFFCLGLSIFFMMKVSRLSLRQLGFVKDKIFGSYLKGALFGILEVFFVFFIIFGLRGIEVYFLGNLKFFVFIRILLFFIFQGMFEEVLFRGYLMVMFSKVMGIKFSIIVSSFLFAVIHLLNPNIQILGLFNIFLVGIMFGLIYYYTGNLWIIGAMHTFWNFTLGYIVGSQISGMGTLKSILSSIPIDNKEFISGGAFGFEASIVTVVVQIAISLFVIYLIKKEKLKKADNL; encoded by the coding sequence ATGACTGACGAATTTCAAAATTATGTAGATGATATTCGAGAAAATAATAAGTTAAAGTTAATACTGGTACCGATTGTTATTGTTTTTTTTGCATTAGTTTTAAATTTTTATTCAATAATTTTATTAATGCCATTTTTTATAGATAATTTGGGAGAACTTTTTACTTTAGAGGGAAATGTAAGTATATTGAATGAGTTTTTTTGCTTAGGATTGTCTATATTTTTTATGATGAAAGTTTCAAGATTATCATTGAGGCAGTTAGGTTTTGTTAAAGATAAGATATTTGGTTCTTATTTGAAAGGTGCTTTATTTGGGATTTTAGAAGTTTTTTTCGTTTTTTTTATAATATTTGGGTTAAGAGGAATAGAAGTTTATTTTTTAGGAAATCTTAAATTTTTTGTATTCATAAGAATACTTTTATTTTTTATTTTTCAAGGAATGTTTGAGGAAGTTTTATTTAGAGGATATTTAATGGTGATGTTTTCAAAGGTAATGGGGATAAAATTTTCTATAATAGTATCATCTTTCTTGTTTGCAGTAATTCATTTATTAAATCCAAATATTCAGATTCTAGGATTATTTAATATATTTTTAGTTGGAATTATGTTTGGCCTAATATATTATTACACTGGGAACTTATGGATAATCGGGGCAATGCACACGTTCTGGAATTTCACTTTGGGCTATATTGTTGGCTCGCAGATAAGTGGAATGGGTACGTTAAAGTCAATTTTGAGTTCGATACCAATTGACAATAAAGAATTTATAAGTGGCGGGGCATTTGGATTTGAAGCCAGTATTGTTACAGTAGTAGTTCAGATAGCTATAAGTCTGTTTGTAATATATTTGATAAAAAAAGAAAAATTAAAGAAAGCTGATAATTTATAG
- a CDS encoding NUDIX domain-containing protein → MENVNFLKKHLQNLAEYEPELKTKIEKILEILSQMKIEDLTNRKSKVHLSASAVVFNKNKCYFIKHPYLKTILLPAGHVENDEIPLDTAIREFVEETGFFAKIDENMKNMGLIDVNAIDIPKNPVKSEGEHIHIDFRYKLVLDEDREGQKAELEWFLLGENEVDEEFKGYYKYLKK, encoded by the coding sequence ATGGAAAATGTAAATTTCTTAAAAAAACATTTACAAAATTTAGCAGAATACGAGCCTGAATTGAAAACAAAAATAGAAAAAATTTTGGAAATATTATCACAAATGAAAATAGAGGATTTGACAAACAGAAAATCAAAAGTTCATTTATCAGCAAGTGCAGTTGTTTTTAATAAAAATAAATGTTATTTTATAAAACATCCATATTTAAAAACTATTTTACTGCCAGCAGGACACGTAGAAAATGATGAAATACCTTTAGACACTGCTATCCGTGAATTTGTAGAAGAAACTGGTTTTTTTGCAAAAATTGATGAAAATATGAAAAATATGGGATTGATTGATGTAAATGCGATTGACATTCCTAAGAATCCTGTGAAAAGTGAAGGGGAGCATATTCATATTGATTTTCGGTATAAACTTGTCTTGGATGAAGATAGAGAAGGGCAAAAGGCTGAATTGGAGTGGTTTTTGCTAGGAGAAAATGAGGTTGATGAAGAATTTAAGGGGTATTATAAGTATTTGAAAAAATAA
- the folP gene encoding dihydropteroate synthase: MIKINEIKNRDSKNIVIEFNGNKEELRKFENFLEEKNIFLFNKNEGITAIFKYSELKQLVEILKMENRFEFENGIEKLEEILQENRLIWKGNSFEFDLTTESVIYSILNITPDSFYDGGRNSSVNKVLKRIEEDIRNGAKIFEFGGKSSKPNFDDISAEEEWNRIEKYIEAVKKEFPDIVLALDSDTEEVIEKGLDTGIDIINDFNGFTSEGKLKLVEKYKPSLVVMNNGRFDEIPNLKNYLENYFDKRVKAILETGIEREKISIDPGVGYSSNNSMNTPEDMERIKSVKYLRNMRLPIMIAISRKSFNEKIFGLSLEERLMGTLIFESLMVQDGGRILRVHDVKETRDILNMLEVYNKI; encoded by the coding sequence ATGATTAAAATTAATGAAATTAAGAATAGGGATTCAAAAAATATTGTTATTGAATTTAATGGAAATAAAGAAGAACTGCGTAAATTTGAGAATTTTTTGGAAGAAAAGAATATTTTTTTATTTAATAAAAATGAAGGGATTACAGCTATTTTTAAATATTCAGAATTAAAACAATTAGTTGAAATTTTGAAAATGGAAAATAGGTTTGAATTTGAAAATGGAATTGAAAAATTGGAAGAGATTTTACAAGAAAATAGATTGATTTGGAAGGGGAATAGTTTTGAATTTGATTTGACGACTGAGTCGGTTATTTATTCGATTTTGAATATTACGCCAGATTCATTTTATGACGGGGGAAGGAATTCAAGTGTAAATAAGGTTTTGAAGCGAATTGAGGAAGATATTAGAAATGGAGCTAAAATATTTGAGTTTGGGGGGAAATCGTCTAAGCCTAATTTTGATGATATTTCGGCAGAAGAAGAATGGAATCGGATTGAAAAATATATTGAGGCTGTGAAAAAGGAGTTTCCAGATATTGTGCTGGCTTTGGACAGTGATACTGAGGAAGTTATTGAAAAAGGACTGGATACGGGAATTGATATTATTAATGATTTTAATGGATTCACTTCGGAAGGAAAATTGAAATTGGTTGAAAAATATAAACCTTCGTTGGTTGTGATGAATAATGGACGGTTTGATGAAATTCCGAACTTGAAAAATTATTTGGAAAATTATTTTGATAAGCGAGTAAAAGCAATTTTAGAAACTGGAATTGAAAGAGAAAAGATTTCAATAGATCCGGGAGTTGGATATTCTTCAAATAATAGCATGAATACTCCTGAAGACATGGAAAGAATTAAGTCTGTAAAATATTTACGGAATATGAGATTACCAATAATGATTGCAATTTCAAGAAAAAGTTTTAATGAGAAAATATTTGGGCTGTCGCTAGAAGAAAGACTTATGGGAACATTAATATTTGAAAGTCTGATGGTGCAAGATGGAGGAAGAATTTTGAGGGTTCATGATGTGAAGGAAACTAGGGATATTTTGAATATGCTAGAAGTTTATAATAAAATTTAA
- a CDS encoding folylpolyglutamate synthase/dihydrofolate synthase family protein: MKESLYGEKKRVKLLAEILDIMNNPASDVQVIHVSGTNGKGSTCYMINSILCEMGYKVGLFTSPQIRTIYELIKVNGVEITELEFEECKNKLRQVLNKLDLDLENDLSYFEMVFLIAMIHFKNKNVNVLILECGLGGELDATNAVSKIDYTIFTKIGIDHKNILGNTIEEICRTKSKIIRKQSNVIIAPNQRNVVYEILEKEAKYKNCDIFLAEKNIKIEKVENIKENRQNIYEKEDLKSENSLEFQNKVKAEIIKNYDFGKNFKNNEYFFRFGLKGNQQLENLATVLMWYFRFYDDSKNSVENTEEILDRALGTLKIAGRMEKVEKIKNVYLDVAHNEDSVEAFVDYVKKNFDNRKKIFVVGFLKDKEVEKCVNLLKIAGDNFILTEPNNEERKLDSEILERYFEDKKIENPKNIIISEKNIEKAFLKALELRENEDECIFVVGSFYLLGEVKKVIEKCF, translated from the coding sequence ATGAAAGAATCATTATATGGAGAAAAGAAAAGAGTAAAATTGCTTGCAGAAATTTTGGATATAATGAATAATCCAGCGAGCGATGTTCAGGTTATTCATGTTAGCGGGACGAATGGGAAAGGTTCGACTTGTTATATGATTAATAGCATTTTGTGTGAAATGGGATATAAAGTTGGATTATTTACGAGTCCTCAAATAAGGACAATTTATGAATTGATTAAGGTTAATGGGGTTGAAATTACTGAACTGGAATTTGAAGAGTGTAAAAATAAGTTAAGACAGGTTTTGAATAAACTGGATTTGGATTTGGAAAATGATTTATCGTATTTTGAAATGGTGTTTTTGATTGCGATGATACATTTTAAAAATAAGAATGTGAATGTTCTGATTTTGGAATGTGGGCTTGGAGGGGAGCTGGACGCAACGAATGCAGTTTCAAAAATTGATTATACTATTTTTACAAAGATTGGGATTGATCATAAAAATATTTTGGGGAATACGATTGAGGAAATTTGCCGAACAAAGTCAAAAATTATAAGAAAACAGAGCAATGTTATAATTGCTCCAAATCAGAGAAATGTAGTTTATGAAATTTTGGAAAAAGAAGCAAAATATAAAAATTGTGATATTTTTTTAGCTGAAAAAAATATAAAAATTGAAAAAGTAGAAAATATAAAAGAGAATAGACAAAATATTTACGAAAAAGAAGATTTAAAATCTGAAAACAGTTTAGAATTTCAAAATAAAGTTAAAGCTGAAATAATTAAAAATTATGATTTTGGGAAAAATTTTAAAAATAATGAGTATTTTTTTAGATTTGGGCTAAAAGGCAATCAACAGCTGGAGAATCTGGCAACAGTCTTAATGTGGTATTTTAGATTTTATGATGATTCTAAAAATAGTGTAGAAAATACAGAGGAAATATTGGATAGAGCTTTGGGAACATTGAAAATTGCAGGACGAATGGAAAAAGTTGAGAAAATTAAAAATGTGTATTTGGATGTGGCACATAATGAGGATAGTGTTGAGGCTTTTGTAGATTATGTTAAAAAGAATTTTGATAATAGGAAAAAGATTTTTGTAGTTGGATTTTTGAAGGATAAGGAAGTGGAGAAATGTGTGAATCTTTTAAAAATAGCTGGAGATAATTTTATACTTACAGAGCCGAATAATGAAGAAAGAAAATTGGATTCAGAGATTTTGGAGAGATATTTTGAAGATAAAAAAATTGAAAATCCTAAAAATATTATAATTTCTGAAAAGAATATTGAAAAGGCTTTTTTGAAAGCGTTGGAATTGAGAGAGAATGAAGATGAGTGTATTTTTGTAGTGGGATCATTTTACTTGTTAGGAGAAGTAAAAAAAGTTATTGAAAAATGTTTTTAA
- the folE gene encoding GTP cyclohydrolase I FolE: protein MKKSKSIDKETRLKNIENAVREILINIGEDVNREGLVETPKRVAKMYNEILSTKSVDDFENYKLFDVDLGDSQEMVLVKEIPFFSMCEHHMLPFFGKVHVAYIPRDNKVIGLSKIPRLVEFISRKLSVQEEITVNIAKKLIEILNPLGVAVVVEARHMCIEMRGVNKIGSVTRTSFYSGEFKENVDRKKEFLDGIK, encoded by the coding sequence ATGAAAAAAAGCAAAAGTATAGATAAAGAAACGAGATTAAAAAATATTGAAAATGCAGTACGTGAAATTTTAATAAATATTGGTGAAGATGTAAATAGGGAAGGGCTTGTTGAGACTCCTAAAAGAGTTGCAAAAATGTATAATGAGATTCTGAGTACAAAAAGTGTAGATGATTTTGAAAATTATAAATTATTTGATGTAGATTTAGGCGATTCGCAGGAAATGGTGCTTGTAAAGGAAATACCATTTTTTTCAATGTGTGAGCATCATATGCTACCATTTTTTGGAAAGGTGCATGTTGCTTATATTCCGAGAGATAATAAAGTTATTGGACTTAGCAAGATACCAAGACTTGTGGAATTTATTTCAAGAAAATTAAGTGTTCAGGAGGAAATCACTGTAAATATTGCAAAAAAATTAATAGAGATATTGAATCCATTGGGAGTTGCTGTAGTGGTTGAGGCACGACACATGTGCATTGAAATGAGAGGAGTTAATAAAATTGGTTCTGTGACTAGAACTTCATTTTATAGTGGCGAATTTAAGGAGAATGTGGATAGGAAGAAGGAGTTTTTAGATGGGATAAAATAA
- the folK gene encoding 2-amino-4-hydroxy-6-hydroxymethyldihydropteridine diphosphokinase encodes MNKIKKAKNKVYLSLGSNIGEREEYIQKAIEAIERTEGIELLKKSGLYETTPVGYLEQDLFLNAVIKIETDFSAREILKIINKIEAELDRKREIRWGPRTIDIDILIFSDKKINEPDLIVPHKEILNRLFVLVPLIEIYDGEYFEKEEIVQKIDELVEAGDQKIEKI; translated from the coding sequence ATGAATAAAATAAAAAAGGCTAAAAACAAAGTTTATTTAAGTTTGGGCAGTAATATTGGAGAAAGAGAAGAATACATTCAAAAAGCTATTGAAGCAATTGAAAGAACTGAAGGAATTGAATTATTGAAAAAATCGGGATTATATGAAACAACTCCTGTTGGATATTTGGAACAGGATTTATTTTTAAATGCAGTAATTAAGATTGAAACTGATTTTTCAGCAAGAGAAATCTTAAAAATTATAAATAAAATTGAAGCGGAACTAGATAGAAAAAGGGAAATTAGATGGGGTCCAAGAACGATTGACATTGATATTTTGATTTTTTCAGATAAAAAAATTAACGAACCTGATTTGATAGTTCCACATAAGGAAATATTGAATAGATTATTTGTATTAGTTCCATTGATTGAAATTTATGATGGAGAATATTTTGAAAAAGAAGAAATTGTACAAAAAATAGATGAATTAGTTGAGGCAGGAGATCAAAAAATCGAAAAAATTTGA
- the folB gene encoding dihydroneopterin aldolase — protein MYKIKINNMKFHSYIGVYEEEKKIGQNIEIDLIISLSKEIIKNDDISSTLSYGDCYRKIEKIVKTSRVDLLETLALDIIKEMKKLNQKIEYVQVNIRKLAVPINGIFDSVEIQIKD, from the coding sequence TTGTATAAAATAAAGATTAATAATATGAAATTTCATTCATATATAGGCGTTTATGAGGAAGAAAAAAAAATTGGGCAAAACATTGAAATTGATTTAATCATTTCACTTTCAAAGGAAATCATTAAGAATGATGATATAAGCAGTACATTAAGCTATGGGGACTGTTATAGAAAAATAGAGAAAATTGTTAAAACAAGCAGAGTGGATTTGCTGGAAACATTGGCTTTGGATATTATAAAAGAAATGAAAAAATTGAATCAAAAAATTGAATATGTGCAAGTAAATATACGAAAATTGGCGGTTCCAATTAATGGAATTTTTGACAGTGTTGAAATTCAGATAAAAGATTAG